The DNA region CTGTTTTTGGGACggggctgctgtgggagctgctgggccaTGGGGGTGGCGGCTGGCACGGCTCGTTCCCCGGGAGCACCACCAGCCAGCGGCACGGCCGCCGGTTCTGCTGATCCTGTCACTTCCCCTGGGTCATCAGCTTTAATTCCTCCTTTCGACCGTCAGGGGTTTGCTGGGGTGAGGCTTTTCCAGCTCAAGCTCGAGGGCGAGTTTTGGGCTAGAAGCGCATTAATtgtggctgggagcagctcctgcagcagctccagcccgggcATGGCTCCAGAGCCACTTCCCTGGTCACCGAACCCGTGTTGGGTGTGGGAAAAGTGATGCCCTTCGGGGTGTGCACCCATGGGCTCTGCACCCCTCGGGGAATTGTCCCCTGGCCACCTCTTTTGGCACAGGGAGAAGCGAAGGGGCTGAGCTGCATCACTCCTGGAGGGGTTTTAGCATCCTCCTGGCCTCAAAATCCATGGAGAGAGGTTGGATGGGACCTCCGaaagctgctcctgccctcGGTTCCCCCAGGGCTCCACTCCCCAAATCTCCACGTCCCCAGTGGGAGTGGCAGCGAGGGAAGGAAGGGGCAGAGCGCAGCGGGGCCGCACGGGAAGGAACCTCAGGAAAAGCCCAGGGAGGAACAATAGCTCAATAGCTTGTCGTACAAACACGCCGCGGGCTCAGAGCCGTGCCGGTGCGGTGGGAACTTTGATTTTAGATTCCTTTCAAACCCATGAAAGCAGCAGCATGCGGCCGGGTTCGAGGCGGAGCCCTCTTCTTCCCAAAAGGACGAGCTCAGGTGTGATGTCTGGGGCTGGGACTCGCCCAGAGCTTGGCTTTAACCCGTGGCAGGAGCCCGGCTTTTGATCATGGCAAAAGGCACCGTGTGCGCTCACCATCAGTATTTTACAAAGCACCCAGGGCACTGCTTTAATCACAGAAATGACTCTATCTGAGTCCAGCCACCTCACGCATGTTCATGGATTTGATTCTTTAATTCTGCTTCCTCCCCAGCCTCATCCACCCGAGGGCGAGTGGATTTTGTCTGACCCGAGCCGTGACTTTGCAGCTCCGAACCGAGGCCGTGCAGGTgaggagggagctgctggtCCTGGCTCCCCGAGCACCCCGCTGCTCCCCTGGCCGTGCCGTCTGATCTAACCCCATGTATTTGCTCAGCAGGAACCACCCCGAGAGCCCGGCGCTGCCCAGggggtgattttggggtgatttATTACTGATAATGGCGCTCTCCAACCTGTCCGATTACTCCGACGACCTTGATAACTACAACGACTACCTGGATTACACCTACGAGGAGACGAGCAGCGCGTGGAGCAGCCCGTCCCACGACCCCAAGGACATCGCCAGGATCCTCTCCGTCGTCATCTACAGCGTGTCCTGCGTGCTGGGCATCCTGGGGAATGGCCTGGTCATCGCCATCATAACCCTGAAGATGAAGAGGTCGGTCAACGCCGTCTGGTTCCTCAACCTGGCCGTCGCCGActtcctcttcaacatcttcctGCCCATAAACATCGCCTACACGGCCATGCGCTACAACTGGATCTTCGGGACGGTCATGTGCAAGCTCAActccttcctcctcatcctcaacATGTACACCAGCGTCCTCCTGCTCACCACCATCAGCTTCGACCGCTACGTCTCGGTGGTTTTTCCCGTCTGGTCCCAAAACCATCGATCCACCAACCTGGCCTATTTGGTCTGCCTCATCATCTGGACCGTGGGCATCGTTATGAGCTGCCCGTCTCTGATTTTCCGAGACACGGCGCAGGCCCGCAACTCCGTGATTTGTTTTAGCAACTTTTCCCTGTCCAGGAACAAGTCTTACCAAGCCCTGGCCCTGATGAGGCACCGGACGGTGAACATCACCAGGTTCCTGGCGGGTTACATCCTCCCCATCACCATCATCACCTTCTGCTACATCGCCATTGTCTTCAACCTGCGGCGAAACCGCCTGGCCAAGTCCAAAAAGCCCTTCAAGATCATCGTCACCATCATCGTCACCTTCTTCCTCTGCTGGAGCCCCTACCACCTGCTGAACCTCCTGGAGACAGAGCCCGACGTGGTCTCGCGCTCCGTGTTCGAGATCGGGATCCCCATCACCACGGCGCTGGCGGCCTCCAACAGCTGCATGAACCCCGTCCTCTACGTCTTCATGGGCCAGGACTTCAAGAAGTTCAAGGTCACCCTCCTTTCCAGGCTGGTGAACGCCCTCAGCGAGGAGACGGGCCACTCCAGCATCGTCCACAGGAGCTTCTCCAAGATGTCTTCGATGACCGAGAAGGAGACGACGGTCCTCTAAGGGTGCTGGCGGGAGGGCCGCGGTCCTCCGGCCTTGCCCCGAGCTGTCCCAGTTATTTAAGAAAACGTTGCGGGATGTTTTTATCCATAATGTCACCGTGTGGCCTGTGTTCCTGGCCAGGGCACCCCTCCGTTTATCAGAGACAGACCGGAGGCCACGGGTGATGTTTGGGCCTGAGATGCTGAGGGCTGAGCTATGGGTGCTCTGCGAGGAGCCCAAGTGCTGGACAGGCTCAtgacaaagggaaaaataagcaaaaaagggggaaaacagCTGAATTCTTTGGCAGGTGACATGTCCAAGGACTGCCTGGCTGTCTGGATGGGTGTTTCGGTGCGCACCGCTGTGGGCAACCTTGGTGGCACTCTCCCCCTGCCCCGTGTATGCGTATAActacttattttttaacattttgtggTGTATTGGTACTAGCACAACTTGTTTTTAACTGTGACGTGAGCACTCTGCACCCGGCAGAGGCACCAGAATAAACACGGTGCCCACCGAGTGTTGTGGGACTCCTGCACGGAGGTTTTGGAGCCAGGCAACCCGCACGGCTTTTTGGCCAGGAGCCACCCGCCAGGGTGGGGGCTTGTGCCCAGGGTCACCAAATGGgagaaaataaggagaaaaggttaatttgaagttttctttgaaaaaaaaaagcctattttcTTCAGAGCCGGGTGCCTTTTGGATGCTGGGTCTGTGAGTCCTGGTGGGTCCTTGCAGAGTGCCCCGGTGAAGGGTGGCCGAGCAGCATCTCAATCCAATTTCATGCACGGTTAATTTGGGAGATAATTCACGGGCTGGGCTTCTTGACGGTGACAAATGGGTGACACCGGTGTCGCTCTTATTTATGGCTTGATTTCTCCATGTCACCCCCAGAGCCTGTAACTCCTGGGAGGACGAGGAAGGATCATGCAGGTGACAGGGGGGAGAtgactttggggacattttgggtgCCCCTGGGGGGTCCCAACCCTCGTGGTGCCCCCAGGATCTTCCCCACGCATCACCCACTGTGGCCATTGCAGGTCTGCTCACAGGTGCACACAAAGGCTggggaattcttttttttccttaaaaattcaaaggaaaaagtcCAAAccaggagcagaaaaaaaaaaaaacaattggtGAAGCCCAAGCACGGAGCCGCGGGGATGCTGTGGGTGCTCGTAGAGGCAGCCAATTTTTGGGTTATGGGGGTGAAAACCTCACGCAGTGAGAGCAGGAGGTGTTGTGGCTGGATTCTGTGAGCCCATCCCATCTGTTATTCCAGCAAATACCTCCCCAAAAAAGCGGCGACTCGGTACGTAACCTTGGGTTAAACCATCATTACCATGACAGCTTTGGAAACCTAATATTTGAGCTCGCCTCCCTGGTTGTTTGCCTACTTAATACGAAACCTGCTTTCTATACAAATCCCCCCAACGTGTGCTGAAGCTCTGCACACGAAGGGAAAGGAGCCCAAAAATTTTCGGGTGCTTCCTAGCGTGTAATCCTGCCTGGCTGCAGAACCTCAGCAGCAGAACCGCTCTGTGCAGGCACTTCCAAACCccgatttttttcccctttttgtcaGAGTTGCAAAGAAATGCACCTAAATATTGCCTAAATATTGCAGATCAAGGTTTTAGGGTAGTGCAGGGCTAGCTGGGAGAGAAGAGCATCAGGTCTgggggctgggacccccagctGCCTTCCCAGACCCCCTTACccctccccaggacccccatccccaccccaggaccccctccccaccccaagaCCCCGTTCTCCACCCGCAGCCATCCTACATCTCCCCACCCATGGGTGTCCCATGCTCTGTAgggcccagcacccccagcccggtaccaccacccccagcaccctcccggTGTGCCAAACCAGtgctcccctccccaaattccTGCCTCTTGCCAGCGCCCCGTacctgcggggctggggctcaTTTCGCACGAGCGTTTGGGAAATGACTCCAGAATACACTGAAATCATTTCTGCGGAACACATTACCGTCCTTAATGACCGTTCTTTTTCAATTAGCTGTCACAGCCCTGAAATAAAGCGGTGCTTTACTTCTCCGATAAATCACACCCTTTATTTGGGATtggatttaaggaaaaaaaaaaaagagagagaataaacACGCTatcatttcccttccctcagtGCCAGGCGGGCTGGAGCCATGTTTAAATTATCTCCGCTGCATTCAGGCAGATTGTCAACTgtaaattttacagaaaatagtaAAAACGATAAATAAACACGCTTCTTTTGTAGCGGATGAATATTACGGCTGCTCGGATTTATAACCCTCATCTCCCATACATTTTATAGCTTTTGTAAAAGTGCTGTCGCAGCTTCTGTATTATGCTgctaaggtgtttttttttcttttttcttttcttttttttcccctctcatttaAACAGCTTCATgttcatctgggaggaagaggagcccTGCTTGGGGCCCCCAGTTCATCACCAGGAGATGTCACTGGTGTGGCTGGGAATTGggctgctccccatccccatcctcatcctcatcacACCCCCGTCCCCATCTTGTCCCCatctcatccccatcccctcccaccGCCCCCAGGCAGCCTGCTGAGTGCCGAACCCACGCAGAATTGGGGGAAATGCGGGCGGTTTTGGTGCAGACGCTGTTGCCAGGGCAACTGCTGAGTAACCCATCCAGCCCAGCTGGCGCGGCGCAGGGGATGCAGAGCATGGGGGGTGATGGTGCCTGAAgataccacaaaaaaaaaaaaaaaaaaaaaaaaaaaaaaaaaaaaaggggcttttaaTGCAGGAGGGATGCCAGGGGGCCGGGGACACCCCTCGGCAGCCTCCAGTCCCGCAGAGGGATGCTCGCCGAGGCTGGGATGATTtatttgctgcttttaaaaaccATCATGGGGAGGCAGACACGGCTGAGCAGGGTGGTTAGAAAATGTTGAGAGCTTTGTGTGGATGCTGCAGGAAGGAGCATCCTTCCAGGGGTTTCCATTTTTCCTAGGATGCTCCTTTTTCCAGGGGCAGTGCAAACTTTGCTATCGCGTGCCGGTCCcggagggcaggagcagcgaGCGCGTGCTGCAAGAGACGGAGCCTCTGAATGGGTCTGCCTCACTGATTAATTGTTGGGGGGTGTTAATTATGTCCCTGGGGTTATGGGAGCGTTGTCCCCTTTGCACTTGATGCCCCTCAGAGCGAGTGACGTCCCACACGTGCTTTCGGTGCTGCCGCTAAAACTAAAAGCGTTTTGGAAACTCCAGCCACGAGGGCGGCTGGCCAGGAGCAAAGGAATAAATCCCACCAAGCCCATTCTTTTTTATAGGGCCCCAGGAATGATAAGAGGCGATGGAAATCAAGTTTGCAGTAAATCTATCAGCTCTCACTACGCTCCGGAATAAACCTTCCTTTAAGGATGCTGTAGGGGCGATAAAACTGCCAGCAAGGGGCACCCTTCGGATGGGGGAACGTCATTAACGCAATTAACGCCGACGAGAGCGGGGCTGGGACCCGGCGTCACCCCCCCGGGGGGACCCCACAAAGACACGGGGAGGCGGGCTAGCAACAAAACTCCTTTAATAGCCGGGTTGACCTGAGGATTTGTTCGGACAGAGGTAggcagccccgcggccgccgcgGACCAAGGAGCGCGAGGTCGGGTTGGTGCCCGCTGCCGGGACGGGCGCACCCGGGCTCCTGGAGACCTCCAGCAAAGGACGAGGTAAAACCAGCACGCTCCTTACAAAAATACATTCGGGGGCGAGcggctccctttgcccagagACCCGAAAACGTGGAGCcaaggggggggtccccgcagccccggcaCCCCGTCCTGCCCCCCTTAGGCGGCGTCAGCTCCGCACGCGCgttagaaaaatataatttatcgAAATTCTCCTTTTGCCAGCGgagttttcttctctctcttggAATATAGCTCGATAGGTGTCTCTAGATTTCGGCCCGTGCACGTGTTTCGATCAAGATCAAGAGTTCCAAGCCAATCCTTAAGGACCTAACTGTAGAAAAGGCTGCGCACAAGATATGGCTTTTGCACCTACACCCGGAGGGACtcggggctgggaggagggcaggcGCCTGTGTGGGGCGAAGCCTGGGCAGGGGCCACGGCCACACGCAGCCCTGCACGGAGCCAGATTTGCAGATGGCATCCTGTGGGTGTGCACAGAGCTCCTTTGGtttcctccctccccaaggACAGGAGGGCTCACCCCGTGCCCAGGTCCGTGCCACCCGCTCACCTCGGTCTCCGTCGTGCCCATGGTCACAGCTTGGACCTGCTCCAGGTTGCACCCAGACCCCCAGCACAACAAGTCCCCCCCCGTGCCCATCCGCTCCCCGTCCCCCAGACACCTTCCTGGGGGCTCTTCTGCCTCGGGGAGCTTCTGGAACGAGGAAAAGGTGCTTGTGTGGGGGCTCGTAGCTCCTCTGTCCTGGGTCAGCGTCCCCATCTCCAGCACTGCAGATGTGTGCCCATGGCTGGGGAGGGCACAGGGAGgctccctgcagagcccagaGATGGTGCCCAGCAGGGGACACGGCCACCTCACCCCGCTGCACCCCTCCGTGTCCCGTGGTGCCAAGTCCCCTGCCAGCGGGACGTTCCTCCTCAGTTGGGAtcagccccatccccaccaGCAGGAGCCTTCCAGGGGTTTCCAAGGAGCGTGGGGACAgcccccagagccagcaggcacCGCAGGGACACTGTGGGCACGGCACAAGCAGTGCAGGATCCACTCAGTGACCCCGGGACATGCGCAAAGAACCGGTTGCCTTGCTAAAGGTGCTGCAGCAGCCGGCGTGGGGGCAGGACGGAGCTGCTCGGCCCCACGCTGCCCACATTTCCCCGCTCCTCAGTGTCCTGACCGATGTCTGGCACGGCAGGGGACACCTGCGCGGTGAGGACGGGGACCAGTTGTGGTGGGGAGGGCGCCGTGCAGCCCCTGGGTTCCCAGCTCCGTGGAGGTGTCGGCCAAGCAAGCTCAGCGATGGCTGGGGAGCGTTCGTTTCTCATGCAGGGGGTTGATTAACAGCTagcagcagcagatggagaATTAAAAGAAAGCCACCCACTGGGTGGAAGcaggcagaggaaaaggaaacttTCCTCTCCAGGCAGGGACAGATCCCCCCAACCCGGGTCGGTGCCATCACCTCGGGTAGTAATCCTCCGGGACCCCCGACAGGTTCCGGAGCTTCAGAGCCGCGTCCACCGTCTTGATGTAGCCGCTGATCATCTTCCTCATCTCGGGAGTGTAGGGGTCGTACTCCAGTTTCCTCAAGCCCGAGCGCTTGAAGTTGCCGTCCTTCTGGCCCTCGACGCAGAGCAGCCTGTCCTCGCAGGCGGCGATGCCCAGCAGCCCCACCATGCGCTTCAGCTGGGCGAAGAGGTCGCGCTTCAGGTCCTCGAAGTGCACCACCAGCACCTTCCTGCCGTAGCGCAGCCAGTCCAGGGTGTGGGTGGCCCACCACGGCGCGTAGTTGGCCACGAACTCCGGCCACTCTGCGAAAATAGCACGAGGAGGGTCAGGGGGTGTCCCTGTGCCCCCAGCCAGTGTCCCCTCCTCACAGCTGGAGGGGCTTTGCGGAGCCCCTCTCCGATGGCTCGGCTTTTTGGGGGCAGCGTGAGCTGTTGTCATCctcagggctggggacacagctGTGGGTATGGATGCTGTGAAATCACCGTTACCCACAGGTTCCTGGCTAATTGATCCTCGCATAAAAATCGGGGGATAAAAAGGGTAATGAAACATGGACAACAAGCAGTGGATCTCCTGGCAGCGCGCGTACGATGCGTAAAAGCGCCGGGTACCTGCCTCTCCGTCTTGTCCTCCCCAAGAAACCGAGGCCTGATTAATAGCTTAACTGCATTTAATTCCCCGGAGAATCATTAAACACGGTATCTGTTTCATTAAACAGATACAGGACAATTCACCTTGTGTAATCATATCACATAAAACTTTGCTTTGGAACGGCTCCAGGGACGCCGTAAAATTAATGGCACGGAACAAAACGCGGGGTTGCGCCGAGCCTCCAGCCTCCGCCTGCGCGCGGCACAGCCGCAGCCGGGGGGGGAGGCGAAACCTGcgaggcaggagggaggagcAGCATTTTCCATCACCGAATCGCTCCAAAATTAGAGAGGGAAATGAGCTGGGATcccgcggggctggggctggatgctcctgcgggggctttAGGCTCACGGACCGGTGATGGGAGCGGTCATGGCCACGGAGCTGGCACCCTGCATGTGGTGTGAGACCCCACCTTTAatcttttggctttttttggtTGTTCTTTTGGCCTCGAGAtgatttatttaagaaaacaaccAAGCGCTAACTGCAAACCTGGCACAAATGGAATGTCCTCATGCAGGCTTTGCTTCCGTGCTGGGGGCAGCGAGGTCTCCAGCCCCTCGCTGGTGGCACGCACGTTTCCCAGCGAACCCCGACCCCATTAAAGACCCCAACTGATGGCAAATCTCCATCATTTCAATGGTTAATTAACCTGGCAATTAACCCGGTGGCTAATCATACATTAAAAAGTGCGTCCCCTTTGGTTTGGGTAAGAGCCAGCAGCAATCCCTGTACCCCACCCCAGTGGGGGTGAAGCCAGTCCCGATGGAGAGGTGACAGCgggaggcaggagggggggACAGCTCCTGCGTGGGGATGGGTGCGGGGTCTTGGGGTGCTGAGCTgcggggggggctcagcccacAGCCGAAACGCCTCTGCCAGCAGCGAGCACATGGCAATAACGAAATCCAGGCACATAACCGCA from Anas platyrhynchos isolate ZD024472 breed Pekin duck chromosome 16, IASCAAS_PekinDuck_T2T, whole genome shotgun sequence includes:
- the CMKLR1 gene encoding chemerin-like receptor 1: MALSNLSDYSDDLDNYNDYLDYTYEETSSAWSSPSHDPKDIARILSVVIYSVSCVLGILGNGLVIAIITLKMKRSVNAVWFLNLAVADFLFNIFLPINIAYTAMRYNWIFGTVMCKLNSFLLILNMYTSVLLLTTISFDRYVSVVFPVWSQNHRSTNLAYLVCLIIWTVGIVMSCPSLIFRDTAQARNSVICFSNFSLSRNKSYQALALMRHRTVNITRFLAGYILPITIITFCYIAIVFNLRRNRLAKSKKPFKIIVTIIVTFFLCWSPYHLLNLLETEPDVVSRSVFEIGIPITTALAASNSCMNPVLYVFMGQDFKKFKVTLLSRLVNALSEETGHSSIVHRSFSKMSSMTEKETTVL